In a single window of the Nilaparvata lugens isolate BPH chromosome 1, ASM1435652v1, whole genome shotgun sequence genome:
- the LOC111043446 gene encoding uncharacterized protein LOC111043446 isoform X2: MFPTRRTSWVVLPYCLFVVMVRMEVSAESGDQGRVLSQMIMVSDENDGPLMEQAKKYTDRNIPVILTKYGPIPYKPLPMSSLDQPKDLSPMKKHPSGKGYYKSTITPVDIKTGEPLQPGRESLRSRYEPARNEHQPGDRLQRLEDSFDFNSFPSQRIQRTAAMQFNSPLNQRNDPFRSDNFNFNYNNPFPESDFSKSYFKRESGYRPSFPMDSRIVSDVRFGGSADLGAEQEAALKLALDPRTVEQARLMAERPFHDQFNNMHHMMRHRPASSISETHHHHDMKKEKRHHNSDSYPTSSESHNRNNNNRSHPPRQSSLHSVVRGSYGKTASNIPLY, encoded by the coding sequence ATGTTCCCCACCAGAAGAACATCGTGGGTTGTTCTTCCATACTGCCTATTCGTTGTGATGGTGCGAATGGAGGTGAGCGCTGAAAGTGGTGACCAGGGCAGAGTGCTGTCGCAAATGATCATGGTCAGCGACGAAAACGATGGTCCACTCATGGAGCAGGCCAAAAAGTATACCGACAGAAACATACCAGTTATCCTCACCAAGTACGGCCCTATTCCTTACAAGCCTTTGCCGATGAGCTCACTAGACCAACCCAAAGATTTGTCGCCAATGAAGAAGCATCCTAGTGGAAAGGGCTACTACAAGTCGACGATCACCCCGGTAGATATCAAGACAGGGGAGCCACTGCAGCCTGGCCGTGAATCTCTCCGTTCCAGGTATGAGCCTGCCAGAAATGAGCATCAGCCCGGAGACAGACTGCAGAGGCTGGAGGATTCTTTTGATTTCAATAGCTTCCCTTCACAACGTATACAGAGAACTGCGGCTATGCAGTTTAATAGTCCTCTGAATCAGAGGAACGATCCGTTTAGGTCAGACAACTTCAATTTCAACTACAACAACCCGTTTCCTGAATCGGATTTCAGCAAGAGCTACTTTAAGAGGGAGAGTGGTTACCGTCCATCGTTCCCGATGGATAGCAGGATCGTGTCGGATGTGAGGTTTGGAGGCAGCGCTGACTTGGGAGCCGAACAGGAGGCGGCGCTGAAGCTGGCCCTGGACCCGCGCACGGTCGAGCAGGCGCGGCTAATGGCCGAGCGCCCGTTCCACGACCAATTCAACAACATGCACCACATGATGAGGCACCGACCTGCATCCTCCATCAGCGAAACGCACCATCATCACGACATGAAAAAAGAGAAACGCCACCACAACAGCGACAGCTATCCCACGTCATCCGAATCGcacaatagaaacaataacAACCGATCGCATCCCCCGAGACAGTCTTCGCTGCACAGTGTGGTGCGCGGCAGTTATGGCAAAACAGCCAGCAATATACCGCTTTATTGA
- the LOC111043446 gene encoding uncharacterized protein LOC111043446 isoform X1 produces the protein MFASILRCNCIMFPTRRTSWVVLPYCLFVVMVRMEVSAESGDQGRVLSQMIMVSDENDGPLMEQAKKYTDRNIPVILTKYGPIPYKPLPMSSLDQPKDLSPMKKHPSGKGYYKSTITPVDIKTGEPLQPGRESLRSRYEPARNEHQPGDRLQRLEDSFDFNSFPSQRIQRTAAMQFNSPLNQRNDPFRSDNFNFNYNNPFPESDFSKSYFKRESGYRPSFPMDSRIVSDVRFGGSADLGAEQEAALKLALDPRTVEQARLMAERPFHDQFNNMHHMMRHRPASSISETHHHHDMKKEKRHHNSDSYPTSSESHNRNNNNRSHPPRQSSLHSVVRGSYGKTASNIPLY, from the coding sequence GTTTGCATCCATACTGAGGTGCAACTGCATAATGTTCCCCACCAGAAGAACATCGTGGGTTGTTCTTCCATACTGCCTATTCGTTGTGATGGTGCGAATGGAGGTGAGCGCTGAAAGTGGTGACCAGGGCAGAGTGCTGTCGCAAATGATCATGGTCAGCGACGAAAACGATGGTCCACTCATGGAGCAGGCCAAAAAGTATACCGACAGAAACATACCAGTTATCCTCACCAAGTACGGCCCTATTCCTTACAAGCCTTTGCCGATGAGCTCACTAGACCAACCCAAAGATTTGTCGCCAATGAAGAAGCATCCTAGTGGAAAGGGCTACTACAAGTCGACGATCACCCCGGTAGATATCAAGACAGGGGAGCCACTGCAGCCTGGCCGTGAATCTCTCCGTTCCAGGTATGAGCCTGCCAGAAATGAGCATCAGCCCGGAGACAGACTGCAGAGGCTGGAGGATTCTTTTGATTTCAATAGCTTCCCTTCACAACGTATACAGAGAACTGCGGCTATGCAGTTTAATAGTCCTCTGAATCAGAGGAACGATCCGTTTAGGTCAGACAACTTCAATTTCAACTACAACAACCCGTTTCCTGAATCGGATTTCAGCAAGAGCTACTTTAAGAGGGAGAGTGGTTACCGTCCATCGTTCCCGATGGATAGCAGGATCGTGTCGGATGTGAGGTTTGGAGGCAGCGCTGACTTGGGAGCCGAACAGGAGGCGGCGCTGAAGCTGGCCCTGGACCCGCGCACGGTCGAGCAGGCGCGGCTAATGGCCGAGCGCCCGTTCCACGACCAATTCAACAACATGCACCACATGATGAGGCACCGACCTGCATCCTCCATCAGCGAAACGCACCATCATCACGACATGAAAAAAGAGAAACGCCACCACAACAGCGACAGCTATCCCACGTCATCCGAATCGcacaatagaaacaataacAACCGATCGCATCCCCCGAGACAGTCTTCGCTGCACAGTGTGGTGCGCGGCAGTTATGGCAAAACAGCCAGCAATATACCGCTTTATTGA
- the LOC111043446 gene encoding uncharacterized protein LOC111043446 isoform X3 yields the protein MFASILRCNCIMFPTRRTSWVVLPYCLFVVMVRMEVSAESGDQGRVLSQMIMVSDENDGPLMEQAKKYTDRNIPVILTKYGPIPYKPLPMSSLDQPKDLSPMKKHPSGKGYYKSTITPVDIKTGEPLQPGRESLRSRYEPARNEHQPGDRLQRLEDSFDFNSFPSQRIQRTAAMQFNSPLNQRNDPFRSDNFNFNYNNPFPESDFSKSYFKRESGYRPSFPMDSRIVSDVRFGGSADLGAEQEAALKLALDPRTVEQARLMAERPFHDQFNNMHHMMRHRPASSISETHHHHDMKKEKRHHNSDSYPTSSESHNRNNNNRSHPPRQSSLHSVVRGSYGKTASNIPLY from the exons at GTTTGCATCCATACTGAGGTGCAACTGCATAATGTTCCCCACCAGAAGAACATCGTGGGTTGTTCTTCCATACTGCCTATTCGTTGTGATGGTGCGAATGGAGGTGAGCGCTGAAAGTGGTGACCAGGGCAGAGTGCTGTCGCAAATGATCATGGTCAGCGACGAAAACGATGGTCCACTCATGGAGCAGGCCAAAAAGTATACCGACAGAAACATACCAGTTATCCTCACCAAGTACGGCCCTATTCCTTACAAGCCTTTGCCGATGAGCTCACTAGACCAACCCAAAGATTTGTCGCCAATGAAGAAGCATCCTAGTGGAAAGGGCTACTACAAGTCGACGATCACCCCGGTAGATATCAAGACAGGGGAGCCACTGCAGCCTGGCCGTGAATCTCTCCGTTCCAGGTATGAGCCTGCCAGAAATGAGCATCAGCCCGGAGACAGACTGCAGAGGCTGGAGGATTCTTTTGATTTCAATAGCTTCCCTTCACAACGTATACAGAGAACTGCGGCTATGCAGTTTAATAGTCCTCTGAATCAGAGGAACGATCCGTTTAGGTCAGACAACTTCAATTTCAACTACAACAACCCGTTTCCTGAATCGGATTTCAGCAAGAGCTACTTTAAGAGGGAGAGTGGTTACCGTCCATCGTTCCCGATGGATAGCAGGATCGTGTCGGATGTGAGGTTTGGAGGCAGCGCTGACTTGGGAGCCGAACAGGAGGCGGCGCTGAAGCTGGCCCTGGACCCGCGCACGGTCGAGCAGGCGCGGCTAATGGCCGAGCGCCCGTTCCACGACCAATTCAACAACATGCACCACATGATGAGGCACCGACCTGCATCCTCCATCAGCGAAACGCACCATCATCACGACATGAAAAAAGAGAAACGCCACCACAACAGCGACAGCTATCCCACGTCATCCGAATCGcacaatagaaacaataacAACCGATCGCATCCCCCGAGACAGTCTTCGCTGCACAGTGTGGTGCGCGGCAGTTATGGCAAAACAGCCAGCAATATACCGCTTTATTGA